In Calonectris borealis chromosome 25, bCalBor7.hap1.2, whole genome shotgun sequence, the following proteins share a genomic window:
- the SRRM1 gene encoding serine/arginine repetitive matrix protein 1 isoform X18 gives MDAGFFRGTSAEQDNRFSNKQKKLLKQLKFAECLEKKVDMSKVNLEVIKPWITKRVTEILGFEDDVVIEFIFNQLEVKNPDSKMMQINLTGFLNGKNAREFMGELWPLLLSAQENIAGIPTAFLELKKEEIKQRQIEQEKLASMKKQDEDKEKRDKEDKDNREKRDRSRSPRRRKSRSPSPRRRSSPVRRERKRSHSRSPHHRTKSRSATPAPEKKEATPEPEPSVKPKETVVQEATSNSDIPKAPKPEPPVPETKETSPERNSKKEREKEKEKTRQRSPTRSKSRSRSRSRSPSHSRPRRRHRSRSRSYSPRRRPSPRRRPSPRRRSPPRRMPPPPRHRRSRSPVRRRRRSSASLSGSSSSSSSSRSRSPPKKPPKRTVSSPPRKTRRLSPSASPPRRRHRPSPPASPPPKPRRSPTPQQSNRARKSRGSVSPSRASAPKHKSTEKRESPSPAPKPRKAELSESEEDKGGKMAAADSVQQRRQYRRQNQQSSSDSGSSSSSEEERPKRSNVKNGEVGRRRRHSHSRSPSPSPRKRQKESSPRRRRRSPSPPPARRRRSPSPAPPPRRRRSPSLPRRRSPSPPPRRRSPSPRRYSPPIQRRYSPSPPPKRRTASPPPPPKRRASPSPQSKRRVSHSPPPKQRSSPAAKRRSPSISSKHRKGSPPSRSNRETRSPPQNKRHSPSPRPRASHTSASPPPPRRGASASPQRRQSPSPSTRPIRRVSRTPEPKKTKASTPSPRSARRVSSSRSASGSPEPAPKKHQGPPSPARSRSPSANWSPAKKAKSPTQSPSPARNSDQEGGGKKKKKKKDKKHKKDKKHKKHKKHKKEKAAAAAAAAAAAAADTTSAQEDQEAETEPKKETESEPEDNLDDLEKHLREKALRSMRKAQVSPPS, from the exons ATGGACGCGGGGTTCTTCCGC GGAACAAGTGCAGAACAGGACAATCGCTTCAGCAACAAGCAGAAGAAGCTGTTGAAGCAGTTGAAATTTGCAGAATGCTTAGAAAAGAAG GTGGACATGAGCAAAGTAAATCTGGAAGTAATCAAACCATGGATAACAAAACGAGTAACAGAAATCCTTGGATTTGAAGATGATGTAGTAATTGAATTTATATTCAACCAGTTGGAAGTGAAG AACCCAGATTCCAAAATGATGCAAATCAACCTGACTGGTTTTTTGAATGGGAAAAATGCTAGGGAGTTCATGGGAGAACTGTGGCCACTGCTGTTAAGTGCACAAGAAAACATTGCTGGTATTCCAACTGCATTTCTGgaactgaagaaagaagaaataaaacagcgACAG ATAGAGCAAGAGAAACTGGCTTCTATGAAGAAACAAGATGAAGACAAGGAGAAGAGGGATAAGGAAGacaaagacaacagagaaaaaagagacagatcCAGGAGTCCAAGAAG GCGCAAATCAAGGTCTCCTTCCCCTCGAAGGAGGTCGTCGCCTGTCAGAAGAGAGCGGAAACGCAGCCATTCTCGCTCCCCTCATCACAGAACCAAGAGCCGTAGTGCTACTCCTGCACCAGAAAAGAAAGAGGCGACTCCTGAGCCAGAACCCTCTGTGAAACCAAAGGAGACTGTTGTTCAAGAGGCAACTTCAAACAG tgatATCCCAAAAGCTCCTAAACCTGAACCTCCTGTACCAGAGACTAAGGAAACTTCACCAGAACGTAATtcaaagaaggagagagagaaggaaaaagagaagactcGTCAAAGATCCCCAACTCGGTCCAAGTCAAGGTCAAGATCTCGATCACGTTCTCCATCTCATTCTCGACCCAGAAGGCGTCATAGATCACGGTCAAG GTCTTACTCCCCTAGAAGGCGACCAAGCCCAAGACGACGGCCGTCTCCAAGGAGGAGGAGCCCTCCAAGGCGAATGCCTCCCCCACCCAGACACAGAAGAAGCAGATCCCCTGTGAGGCG GAGAAGACGATCATCAGCATCCTTATCTGGCAgtagctcttcctcctcctcctcacgtTCCCGATCACCACCAAAGAAACCACCTAAAAGAACTGTATCCAGTCCTCCTCGTAAAACGCGTAGGCTCTCTCCTTCGGCAAGCCCTCCTAGGCGGAGGCACAGACCATCCCCACCAGCAAGTCCACCTCCAAAACCACGTAGGTCTCCAACACCCCAGCAGTCGAATCGTGCAAGAAAAAGCCGTGGCTCTGTTTCGCCTAGCAGAGCATCAG CACCCAAGCATAAGAGTACTGAAAAAAGAGAATCTCCTTCGCCAGCACCAAAACCAAGGAAAGCAGAACTCTCTGAATCAG AAGAAGATAAAGGAGGTAAAATGGCTGCAGCAGACTCTGTTCAACAGAGGCGTCAGTACAGAAGGCAAAATCAACAGTCTTCATCTG ATTCTGGTTCTTCATCTTCGTCTGAAGAGGAAAGACCTAAAAGATCCAATGTGAAGAATGGGGAAGTTGGTAGACGCCGACGCCATTCACATTCACGCAGTCCATCACCGTCTCCACGAAAACGACAGAAGGAATCCTCCCCTCG TAGGAGGAGGAGAAGTCCATCGCCCCCACCAGCCAGGCGGCGACGCTCTCCTTCACCTGCCCCTCCTCCTAGGCGGCGGCGCTCACCTTCATTACCTCGTCGAAG gtCTCCATCACCACCCCCACGCAGACGCTCACCTTCTCCCCGGAGATACTCTCCACCGATACAGAGACGATATTCTCCGTCTCCACCACCTAAGAGAAGAacggcttctcctcctcccccgcctAAACGAAGGGCATCACCTTCTCCACAGTCAAAACGCAGAGTCTCCCATTCACCACCGCCAAAACAAAGGAGCTCGCCAGCTGCTAAAAGGCGTTCACCTTCGATATCTTCCAAGCACAGGAAGGGATCTCCTCCCAGTAGGTCCAATCGGGAGACACGTTCTCCACCACAAAACAAAAGGCATTCACCTTCACCACGGCCTAGAGCTTCTCATACCTCTGCaagcccaccaccaccacgaAGGGGAGCTTCAGCTTCACCCCAGAGAAGACAGTCTCCATCTCCAAGTACTAGACCCATCAGGAGGGTGTCAAGAACACCAGAACCTAAGAAGACAAA GGCTTCCACGCCAAGTCCACGATCTGCGAGACGGGTGTCTTCATCACGGTCTGCGTCAGGATCACCTGAGCCAGCACCGAAAAAACATCAAGGACCTCCATCTCCTGCTCGGTCTCGTTCCCCTTCTGCAAACTGGTCACCTGCAAAAAAGGCTAAAAGCCCAACTCAGAGCCCATCACCTGCAAGG AATTCAGATCAAGAAGGGggtggaaagaagaagaagaaaaagaaggataagaagcataaaaaggataaaaagcaCAAGAAACACAAAAAACATAAGAAGGAGAAGGCTGcggcggctgcagcagctgctgctgcggctgcagcAGATACCACCTCAGCACAGGAAGACCAGGAAGCAGAGACAGAACCCAAAAAG GAGACAGAAAGTGAACCAGAAGACAACCTTGACGATCTAGAAAAACACCTGCGAGAGAAGGCACTGAGGTCGATGAGGAAGGCGCAAGTGTCACCACCATCCTAG
- the SRRM1 gene encoding serine/arginine repetitive matrix protein 1 isoform X15: protein MDAGFFRGTSAEQDNRFSNKQKKLLKQLKFAECLEKKVDMSKVNLEVIKPWITKRVTEILGFEDDVVIEFIFNQLEVKNPDSKMMQINLTGFLNGKNAREFMGELWPLLLSAQENIAGIPTAFLELKKEEIKQRQIEQEKLASMKKQDEDKEKRDKEDKDNREKRDRSRSPRRRKSRSPSPRRRSSPVRRERKRSHSRSPHHRTKSRSATPAPEKKEATPEPEPSVKPKETVVQEATSNSDIPKAPKPEPPVPETKETSPERNSKKEREKEKEKTRQRSPTRSKSRSRSRSRSPSHSRPRRRHRSRSRRPSPRRRPSPRRRSPPRRMPPPPRHRRSRSPVRRRRRSSASLSGSSSSSSSSRSRSPPKKPPKRTVSSPPRKTRRLSPSASPPRRRHRPSPPASPPPKPRRSPTPQQSNRARKSRGSVSPSRASAPKHKSTEKRESPSPAPKPRKAELSESEEDKGGKMAAADSVQQRRQYRRQNQQSSSDSGSSSSSEEERPKRSNVKNGEVGRRRRHSHSRSPSPSPRKRQKESSPRMQMEKRWQSPVMKSRRRRSPSPPPARRRRSPSPAPPPRRRRSPSLPRRRSPSPPPRRRSPSPRRYSPPIQRRYSPSPPPKRRTASPPPPPKRRASPSPQSKRRVSHSPPPKQRSSPAAKRRSPSISSKHRKGSPPSRSNRETRSPPQNKRHSPSPRPRASHTSASPPPPRRGASASPQRRQSPSPSTRPIRRVSRTPEPKKTKASTPSPRSARRVSSSRSASGSPEPAPKKHQGPPSPARSRSPSANWSPAKKAKSPTQSPSPARNSDQEGGGKKKKKKKDKKHKKDKKHKKHKKHKKEKAAAAAAAAAAAAADTTSAQEDQEAETEPKKETESEPEDNLDDLEKHLREKALRSMRKAQVSPPS from the exons ATGGACGCGGGGTTCTTCCGC GGAACAAGTGCAGAACAGGACAATCGCTTCAGCAACAAGCAGAAGAAGCTGTTGAAGCAGTTGAAATTTGCAGAATGCTTAGAAAAGAAG GTGGACATGAGCAAAGTAAATCTGGAAGTAATCAAACCATGGATAACAAAACGAGTAACAGAAATCCTTGGATTTGAAGATGATGTAGTAATTGAATTTATATTCAACCAGTTGGAAGTGAAG AACCCAGATTCCAAAATGATGCAAATCAACCTGACTGGTTTTTTGAATGGGAAAAATGCTAGGGAGTTCATGGGAGAACTGTGGCCACTGCTGTTAAGTGCACAAGAAAACATTGCTGGTATTCCAACTGCATTTCTGgaactgaagaaagaagaaataaaacagcgACAG ATAGAGCAAGAGAAACTGGCTTCTATGAAGAAACAAGATGAAGACAAGGAGAAGAGGGATAAGGAAGacaaagacaacagagaaaaaagagacagatcCAGGAGTCCAAGAAG GCGCAAATCAAGGTCTCCTTCCCCTCGAAGGAGGTCGTCGCCTGTCAGAAGAGAGCGGAAACGCAGCCATTCTCGCTCCCCTCATCACAGAACCAAGAGCCGTAGTGCTACTCCTGCACCAGAAAAGAAAGAGGCGACTCCTGAGCCAGAACCCTCTGTGAAACCAAAGGAGACTGTTGTTCAAGAGGCAACTTCAAACAG tgatATCCCAAAAGCTCCTAAACCTGAACCTCCTGTACCAGAGACTAAGGAAACTTCACCAGAACGTAATtcaaagaaggagagagagaaggaaaaagagaagactcGTCAAAGATCCCCAACTCGGTCCAAGTCAAGGTCAAGATCTCGATCACGTTCTCCATCTCATTCTCGACCCAGAAGGCGTCATAGATCACGGTCAAG GCGACCAAGCCCAAGACGACGGCCGTCTCCAAGGAGGAGGAGCCCTCCAAGGCGAATGCCTCCCCCACCCAGACACAGAAGAAGCAGATCCCCTGTGAGGCG GAGAAGACGATCATCAGCATCCTTATCTGGCAgtagctcttcctcctcctcctcacgtTCCCGATCACCACCAAAGAAACCACCTAAAAGAACTGTATCCAGTCCTCCTCGTAAAACGCGTAGGCTCTCTCCTTCGGCAAGCCCTCCTAGGCGGAGGCACAGACCATCCCCACCAGCAAGTCCACCTCCAAAACCACGTAGGTCTCCAACACCCCAGCAGTCGAATCGTGCAAGAAAAAGCCGTGGCTCTGTTTCGCCTAGCAGAGCATCAG CACCCAAGCATAAGAGTACTGAAAAAAGAGAATCTCCTTCGCCAGCACCAAAACCAAGGAAAGCAGAACTCTCTGAATCAG AAGAAGATAAAGGAGGTAAAATGGCTGCAGCAGACTCTGTTCAACAGAGGCGTCAGTACAGAAGGCAAAATCAACAGTCTTCATCTG ATTCTGGTTCTTCATCTTCGTCTGAAGAGGAAAGACCTAAAAGATCCAATGTGAAGAATGGGGAAGTTGGTAGACGCCGACGCCATTCACATTCACGCAGTCCATCACCGTCTCCACGAAAACGACAGAAGGAATCCTCCCCTCG GATGCAGATGGAAAAGAGGTGGCAATCGCCAGTGATGAAAAG TAGGAGGAGGAGAAGTCCATCGCCCCCACCAGCCAGGCGGCGACGCTCTCCTTCACCTGCCCCTCCTCCTAGGCGGCGGCGCTCACCTTCATTACCTCGTCGAAG gtCTCCATCACCACCCCCACGCAGACGCTCACCTTCTCCCCGGAGATACTCTCCACCGATACAGAGACGATATTCTCCGTCTCCACCACCTAAGAGAAGAacggcttctcctcctcccccgcctAAACGAAGGGCATCACCTTCTCCACAGTCAAAACGCAGAGTCTCCCATTCACCACCGCCAAAACAAAGGAGCTCGCCAGCTGCTAAAAGGCGTTCACCTTCGATATCTTCCAAGCACAGGAAGGGATCTCCTCCCAGTAGGTCCAATCGGGAGACACGTTCTCCACCACAAAACAAAAGGCATTCACCTTCACCACGGCCTAGAGCTTCTCATACCTCTGCaagcccaccaccaccacgaAGGGGAGCTTCAGCTTCACCCCAGAGAAGACAGTCTCCATCTCCAAGTACTAGACCCATCAGGAGGGTGTCAAGAACACCAGAACCTAAGAAGACAAA GGCTTCCACGCCAAGTCCACGATCTGCGAGACGGGTGTCTTCATCACGGTCTGCGTCAGGATCACCTGAGCCAGCACCGAAAAAACATCAAGGACCTCCATCTCCTGCTCGGTCTCGTTCCCCTTCTGCAAACTGGTCACCTGCAAAAAAGGCTAAAAGCCCAACTCAGAGCCCATCACCTGCAAGG AATTCAGATCAAGAAGGGggtggaaagaagaagaagaaaaagaaggataagaagcataaaaaggataaaaagcaCAAGAAACACAAAAAACATAAGAAGGAGAAGGCTGcggcggctgcagcagctgctgctgcggctgcagcAGATACCACCTCAGCACAGGAAGACCAGGAAGCAGAGACAGAACCCAAAAAG GAGACAGAAAGTGAACCAGAAGACAACCTTGACGATCTAGAAAAACACCTGCGAGAGAAGGCACTGAGGTCGATGAGGAAGGCGCAAGTGTCACCACCATCCTAG
- the SRRM1 gene encoding serine/arginine repetitive matrix protein 1 isoform X20: protein MDAGFFRGTSAEQDNRFSNKQKKLLKQLKFAECLEKKVDMSKVNLEVIKPWITKRVTEILGFEDDVVIEFIFNQLEVKNPDSKMMQINLTGFLNGKNAREFMGELWPLLLSAQENIAGIPTAFLELKKEEIKQRQIEQEKLASMKKQDEDKEKRDKEDKDNREKRDRSRSPRRRKSRSPSPRRRSSPVRRERKRSHSRSPHHRTKSRSATPAPEKKEATPEPEPSVKPKETVVQEATSNSDIPKAPKPEPPVPETKETSPERNSKKEREKEKEKTRQRSPTRSKSRSRSRSRSPSHSRPRRRHRSRSRRRPSPRRRPSPRRRSPPRRMPPPPRHRRSRSPVRRRRRSSASLSGSSSSSSSSRSRSPPKKPPKRTVSSPPRKTRRLSPSASPPRRRHRPSPPASPPPKPRRSPTPQQSNRARKSRGSVSPSRASAPKHKSTEKRESPSPAPKPRKAELSESEEDKGGKMAAADSVQQRRQYRRQNQQSSSDSGSSSSSEEERPKRSNVKNGEVGRRRRHSHSRSPSPSPRKRQKESSPRRRRRSPSPPPARRRRSPSPAPPPRRRRSPSLPRRRSPSPPPRRRSPSPRRYSPPIQRRYSPSPPPKRRTASPPPPPKRRASPSPQSKRRVSHSPPPKQRSSPAAKRRSPSISSKHRKGSPPSRSNRETRSPPQNKRHSPSPRPRASHTSASPPPPRRGASASPQRRQSPSPSTRPIRRVSRTPEPKKTKASTPSPRSARRVSSSRSASGSPEPAPKKHQGPPSPARSRSPSANWSPAKKAKSPTQSPSPARNSDQEGGGKKKKKKKDKKHKKDKKHKKHKKHKKEKAAAAAAAAAAAAADTTSAQEDQEAETEPKKETESEPEDNLDDLEKHLREKALRSMRKAQVSPPS from the exons ATGGACGCGGGGTTCTTCCGC GGAACAAGTGCAGAACAGGACAATCGCTTCAGCAACAAGCAGAAGAAGCTGTTGAAGCAGTTGAAATTTGCAGAATGCTTAGAAAAGAAG GTGGACATGAGCAAAGTAAATCTGGAAGTAATCAAACCATGGATAACAAAACGAGTAACAGAAATCCTTGGATTTGAAGATGATGTAGTAATTGAATTTATATTCAACCAGTTGGAAGTGAAG AACCCAGATTCCAAAATGATGCAAATCAACCTGACTGGTTTTTTGAATGGGAAAAATGCTAGGGAGTTCATGGGAGAACTGTGGCCACTGCTGTTAAGTGCACAAGAAAACATTGCTGGTATTCCAACTGCATTTCTGgaactgaagaaagaagaaataaaacagcgACAG ATAGAGCAAGAGAAACTGGCTTCTATGAAGAAACAAGATGAAGACAAGGAGAAGAGGGATAAGGAAGacaaagacaacagagaaaaaagagacagatcCAGGAGTCCAAGAAG GCGCAAATCAAGGTCTCCTTCCCCTCGAAGGAGGTCGTCGCCTGTCAGAAGAGAGCGGAAACGCAGCCATTCTCGCTCCCCTCATCACAGAACCAAGAGCCGTAGTGCTACTCCTGCACCAGAAAAGAAAGAGGCGACTCCTGAGCCAGAACCCTCTGTGAAACCAAAGGAGACTGTTGTTCAAGAGGCAACTTCAAACAG tgatATCCCAAAAGCTCCTAAACCTGAACCTCCTGTACCAGAGACTAAGGAAACTTCACCAGAACGTAATtcaaagaaggagagagagaaggaaaaagagaagactcGTCAAAGATCCCCAACTCGGTCCAAGTCAAGGTCAAGATCTCGATCACGTTCTCCATCTCATTCTCGACCCAGAAGGCGTCATAGATCACGGTCAAG AAGGCGACCAAGCCCAAGACGACGGCCGTCTCCAAGGAGGAGGAGCCCTCCAAGGCGAATGCCTCCCCCACCCAGACACAGAAGAAGCAGATCCCCTGTGAGGCG GAGAAGACGATCATCAGCATCCTTATCTGGCAgtagctcttcctcctcctcctcacgtTCCCGATCACCACCAAAGAAACCACCTAAAAGAACTGTATCCAGTCCTCCTCGTAAAACGCGTAGGCTCTCTCCTTCGGCAAGCCCTCCTAGGCGGAGGCACAGACCATCCCCACCAGCAAGTCCACCTCCAAAACCACGTAGGTCTCCAACACCCCAGCAGTCGAATCGTGCAAGAAAAAGCCGTGGCTCTGTTTCGCCTAGCAGAGCATCAG CACCCAAGCATAAGAGTACTGAAAAAAGAGAATCTCCTTCGCCAGCACCAAAACCAAGGAAAGCAGAACTCTCTGAATCAG AAGAAGATAAAGGAGGTAAAATGGCTGCAGCAGACTCTGTTCAACAGAGGCGTCAGTACAGAAGGCAAAATCAACAGTCTTCATCTG ATTCTGGTTCTTCATCTTCGTCTGAAGAGGAAAGACCTAAAAGATCCAATGTGAAGAATGGGGAAGTTGGTAGACGCCGACGCCATTCACATTCACGCAGTCCATCACCGTCTCCACGAAAACGACAGAAGGAATCCTCCCCTCG TAGGAGGAGGAGAAGTCCATCGCCCCCACCAGCCAGGCGGCGACGCTCTCCTTCACCTGCCCCTCCTCCTAGGCGGCGGCGCTCACCTTCATTACCTCGTCGAAG gtCTCCATCACCACCCCCACGCAGACGCTCACCTTCTCCCCGGAGATACTCTCCACCGATACAGAGACGATATTCTCCGTCTCCACCACCTAAGAGAAGAacggcttctcctcctcccccgcctAAACGAAGGGCATCACCTTCTCCACAGTCAAAACGCAGAGTCTCCCATTCACCACCGCCAAAACAAAGGAGCTCGCCAGCTGCTAAAAGGCGTTCACCTTCGATATCTTCCAAGCACAGGAAGGGATCTCCTCCCAGTAGGTCCAATCGGGAGACACGTTCTCCACCACAAAACAAAAGGCATTCACCTTCACCACGGCCTAGAGCTTCTCATACCTCTGCaagcccaccaccaccacgaAGGGGAGCTTCAGCTTCACCCCAGAGAAGACAGTCTCCATCTCCAAGTACTAGACCCATCAGGAGGGTGTCAAGAACACCAGAACCTAAGAAGACAAA GGCTTCCACGCCAAGTCCACGATCTGCGAGACGGGTGTCTTCATCACGGTCTGCGTCAGGATCACCTGAGCCAGCACCGAAAAAACATCAAGGACCTCCATCTCCTGCTCGGTCTCGTTCCCCTTCTGCAAACTGGTCACCTGCAAAAAAGGCTAAAAGCCCAACTCAGAGCCCATCACCTGCAAGG AATTCAGATCAAGAAGGGggtggaaagaagaagaagaaaaagaaggataagaagcataaaaaggataaaaagcaCAAGAAACACAAAAAACATAAGAAGGAGAAGGCTGcggcggctgcagcagctgctgctgcggctgcagcAGATACCACCTCAGCACAGGAAGACCAGGAAGCAGAGACAGAACCCAAAAAG GAGACAGAAAGTGAACCAGAAGACAACCTTGACGATCTAGAAAAACACCTGCGAGAGAAGGCACTGAGGTCGATGAGGAAGGCGCAAGTGTCACCACCATCCTAG
- the SRRM1 gene encoding serine/arginine repetitive matrix protein 1 isoform X19, with translation MDAGFFRGTSAEQDNRFSNKQKKLLKQLKFAECLEKKVDMSKVNLEVIKPWITKRVTEILGFEDDVVIEFIFNQLEVKNPDSKMMQINLTGFLNGKNAREFMGELWPLLLSAQENIAGIPTAFLELKKEEIKQRQIEQEKLASMKKQDEDKEKRDKEDKDNREKRDRSRSPRRRKSRSPSPRRRSSPVRRERKRSHSRSPHHRTKSRSATPAPEKKEATPEPEPSVKPKETVVQEATSNSDIPKAPKPEPPVPETKETSPERNSKKEREKEKEKTRQRSPTRSKSRSRSRSRSPSHSRPRRRHRSRSRRRPSPRRRPSPRRRSPPRRMPPPPRHRRSRSPVRRRRRSSASLSGSSSSSSSSRSRSPPKKPPKRTVSSPPRKTRRLSPSASPPRRRHRPSPPASPPPKPRRSPTPQQSNRARKSRGSVSPSRASAPKHKSTEKRESPSPAPKPRKAELSESEEDKGGKMAAADSVQQRRQYRRQNQQSSSEERPKRSNVKNGEVGRRRRHSHSRSPSPSPRKRQKESSPRMQMEKRWQSPVMKSRRRRSPSPPPARRRRSPSPAPPPRRRRSPSLPRRRSPSPPPRRRSPSPRRYSPPIQRRYSPSPPPKRRTASPPPPPKRRASPSPQSKRRVSHSPPPKQRSSPAAKRRSPSISSKHRKGSPPSRSNRETRSPPQNKRHSPSPRPRASHTSASPPPPRRGASASPQRRQSPSPSTRPIRRVSRTPEPKKTKASTPSPRSARRVSSSRSASGSPEPAPKKHQGPPSPARSRSPSANWSPAKKAKSPTQSPSPARNSDQEGGGKKKKKKKDKKHKKDKKHKKHKKHKKEKAAAAAAAAAAAAADTTSAQEDQEAETEPKKETESEPEDNLDDLEKHLREKALRSMRKAQVSPPS, from the exons ATGGACGCGGGGTTCTTCCGC GGAACAAGTGCAGAACAGGACAATCGCTTCAGCAACAAGCAGAAGAAGCTGTTGAAGCAGTTGAAATTTGCAGAATGCTTAGAAAAGAAG GTGGACATGAGCAAAGTAAATCTGGAAGTAATCAAACCATGGATAACAAAACGAGTAACAGAAATCCTTGGATTTGAAGATGATGTAGTAATTGAATTTATATTCAACCAGTTGGAAGTGAAG AACCCAGATTCCAAAATGATGCAAATCAACCTGACTGGTTTTTTGAATGGGAAAAATGCTAGGGAGTTCATGGGAGAACTGTGGCCACTGCTGTTAAGTGCACAAGAAAACATTGCTGGTATTCCAACTGCATTTCTGgaactgaagaaagaagaaataaaacagcgACAG ATAGAGCAAGAGAAACTGGCTTCTATGAAGAAACAAGATGAAGACAAGGAGAAGAGGGATAAGGAAGacaaagacaacagagaaaaaagagacagatcCAGGAGTCCAAGAAG GCGCAAATCAAGGTCTCCTTCCCCTCGAAGGAGGTCGTCGCCTGTCAGAAGAGAGCGGAAACGCAGCCATTCTCGCTCCCCTCATCACAGAACCAAGAGCCGTAGTGCTACTCCTGCACCAGAAAAGAAAGAGGCGACTCCTGAGCCAGAACCCTCTGTGAAACCAAAGGAGACTGTTGTTCAAGAGGCAACTTCAAACAG tgatATCCCAAAAGCTCCTAAACCTGAACCTCCTGTACCAGAGACTAAGGAAACTTCACCAGAACGTAATtcaaagaaggagagagagaaggaaaaagagaagactcGTCAAAGATCCCCAACTCGGTCCAAGTCAAGGTCAAGATCTCGATCACGTTCTCCATCTCATTCTCGACCCAGAAGGCGTCATAGATCACGGTCAAG AAGGCGACCAAGCCCAAGACGACGGCCGTCTCCAAGGAGGAGGAGCCCTCCAAGGCGAATGCCTCCCCCACCCAGACACAGAAGAAGCAGATCCCCTGTGAGGCG GAGAAGACGATCATCAGCATCCTTATCTGGCAgtagctcttcctcctcctcctcacgtTCCCGATCACCACCAAAGAAACCACCTAAAAGAACTGTATCCAGTCCTCCTCGTAAAACGCGTAGGCTCTCTCCTTCGGCAAGCCCTCCTAGGCGGAGGCACAGACCATCCCCACCAGCAAGTCCACCTCCAAAACCACGTAGGTCTCCAACACCCCAGCAGTCGAATCGTGCAAGAAAAAGCCGTGGCTCTGTTTCGCCTAGCAGAGCATCAG CACCCAAGCATAAGAGTACTGAAAAAAGAGAATCTCCTTCGCCAGCACCAAAACCAAGGAAAGCAGAACTCTCTGAATCAG AAGAAGATAAAGGAGGTAAAATGGCTGCAGCAGACTCTGTTCAACAGAGGCGTCAGTACAGAAGGCAAAATCAACAGTCTTCATCTG AGGAAAGACCTAAAAGATCCAATGTGAAGAATGGGGAAGTTGGTAGACGCCGACGCCATTCACATTCACGCAGTCCATCACCGTCTCCACGAAAACGACAGAAGGAATCCTCCCCTCG GATGCAGATGGAAAAGAGGTGGCAATCGCCAGTGATGAAAAG TAGGAGGAGGAGAAGTCCATCGCCCCCACCAGCCAGGCGGCGACGCTCTCCTTCACCTGCCCCTCCTCCTAGGCGGCGGCGCTCACCTTCATTACCTCGTCGAAG gtCTCCATCACCACCCCCACGCAGACGCTCACCTTCTCCCCGGAGATACTCTCCACCGATACAGAGACGATATTCTCCGTCTCCACCACCTAAGAGAAGAacggcttctcctcctcccccgcctAAACGAAGGGCATCACCTTCTCCACAGTCAAAACGCAGAGTCTCCCATTCACCACCGCCAAAACAAAGGAGCTCGCCAGCTGCTAAAAGGCGTTCACCTTCGATATCTTCCAAGCACAGGAAGGGATCTCCTCCCAGTAGGTCCAATCGGGAGACACGTTCTCCACCACAAAACAAAAGGCATTCACCTTCACCACGGCCTAGAGCTTCTCATACCTCTGCaagcccaccaccaccacgaAGGGGAGCTTCAGCTTCACCCCAGAGAAGACAGTCTCCATCTCCAAGTACTAGACCCATCAGGAGGGTGTCAAGAACACCAGAACCTAAGAAGACAAA GGCTTCCACGCCAAGTCCACGATCTGCGAGACGGGTGTCTTCATCACGGTCTGCGTCAGGATCACCTGAGCCAGCACCGAAAAAACATCAAGGACCTCCATCTCCTGCTCGGTCTCGTTCCCCTTCTGCAAACTGGTCACCTGCAAAAAAGGCTAAAAGCCCAACTCAGAGCCCATCACCTGCAAGG AATTCAGATCAAGAAGGGggtggaaagaagaagaagaaaaagaaggataagaagcataaaaaggataaaaagcaCAAGAAACACAAAAAACATAAGAAGGAGAAGGCTGcggcggctgcagcagctgctgctgcggctgcagcAGATACCACCTCAGCACAGGAAGACCAGGAAGCAGAGACAGAACCCAAAAAG GAGACAGAAAGTGAACCAGAAGACAACCTTGACGATCTAGAAAAACACCTGCGAGAGAAGGCACTGAGGTCGATGAGGAAGGCGCAAGTGTCACCACCATCCTAG